One Glycine max cultivar Williams 82 chromosome 1, Glycine_max_v4.0, whole genome shotgun sequence genomic window, CTTCTGTTCACCTTTGGTGTTAACCTTGTCTCGAGGAAGACACATAGAGTTTAGATCAGGGTAGGTAGTTTTCcgaagtttactctttagagtaactttgccacaaacatcaagctCTTCAAATCGCTTGGATATGGTTTTCATCTCTTCGGTTATGGTCACTTggggctcagataacccttggttTGAAAAACTTAATCTCcaccaaaacatatggattgtctCAAGTGGTATGGTACCAAGAACATGTTTggatagctcacatgcacatggaagaCCGTGAGTAGTTCTCATGACATATCCACAACGAGAAGTGTTTTTGTCAACATAATATACACGCTCATACCCagcagcaatctgatttaaagcataccttgataccatgccaagtagcctcttgtataaggtaactttaaaaacatgtccaaccacatgtgtacttgtctcaAAGGATGCCTTAATTTCAgtgtgttgcagcgtgatcatgttgttcatgacatcccaaacactatattggtctccaaggctattctgtAATAGTCTTTTTCCCAATGAGcatattcaaccctacatttcaaatacacaaaaaatgataaacaaatacaataattaaaatccaTGAATTCTTCaaccctaataaaaaaatatgaacattttcatacctttttgttgttgtgtttcctaagtatatcaccttattcgtccaaactttaacaaatttttccttgtagGGAATTATCCATGTTTtgttgacatagtcaacaaacattgaccATGGTAAacaagcaatttcaaacttcttaagaCAATCATCGAACTGATGCTCAGAACGATAATCAATCAAACTCCACCAGGCATCCATGACATActcccatgcatttttttttaccaattaggGATTTACATTTTTCCTTGGCATTCTTGTCGATGTGAAACCTACACAACAAGTTGGTACACAGGGAAtatagttttcactgcattcatcaatgctaggtttttgtcagtgacaataacaccAAGGAGGGCATCACGTCTCAGAAAAAGACCTCGAAACCGTTTTAGAGCCCAGACCACATTATTTAGACGTTCTCCCTCCAAATATGCAAAATCAGCAGAGAATGTCGTCTCTgttggtgtcacaccaacaaaGTCAAATAACAGGAGCCTaaacctgtttgttttgtaggtactatctatcaaaaataccaaattacatgcattgcataacttcactGCATCAGGATGACACTAGAAGATATCACgtacaacatcttcatcctttaatctatgccaatgaatatattgatcccgttcaaaaatttttattaaatgttgcatttcaatatcactgcctcttatggaagaacggtaTGCACTTCTTGCTTTGTAtacttgtttgattgttgtacaACTATTGGCATTATACTTCTTCAGCGttagcaaaatattttttggtttcaccattgactttgtcatatcaacaatcattattttttcatcCTTGGTCAATCGACCAGCGTATGGAtatccaactaatgacttgacCAATTCATGATTGTAACTCCCACAcattaacttcaccatccatcctTGGCCTCCAACTACTATTTTCCCACGAAGCTTAAAGGGACACTCATATTTTCTATTGCCAGTATCTCTTTTGACAAAATCTTTCTTCCTAGACCTATACTGACCACTCATGtcacaaccaattaacacaaataaaGTTCTTCCTCTCATACCAATGTTTGTGTATGACCTCATAATTACTGCGacaaatccaatttcataaGCAATTGAtcgagcccattgcaaaacatcatctcggaTAGCAAACACTTACAATGAAAACCACACAAGTTTAGTCTTCAAAGGGacattcattttatcaatttaataacaataaatcacaTTATTACATGAGAAATATTAAACGCATCAGAACAATCAACGTGCTCTTCATTCACACCAACTttgtcttcattttcttcatttatatcaacttcttcagacattatattgtcatacatccattgatcttcgtccatcttaagaaGACATTCAAAAGTTTCAACATCACAAAGAAACAACCCTTATTGCACCATACATATGCTATCACACAAAATTCTACgtaattttttattgcatataattttataaacattaaaattgataaccctagttattaaaaaccaataacatcaactttttataattacaattcataaccatataatacataaaaaattataaccatatgtagtaaaataaattattttaatgaactTAATTCTAATTCATGAAATTATTACCACacaaaacaatcaattttagaccacaaaaactcaaataaattatcCATAAATTACATCTATAAATTATCTTACAAATCAtaccattttcaaaatataaaaataagtaattacaaattaattatcaatctacacttctttaaaaatatttaaaacaataataccaattacatttcaaataaacatataaacaaataatttttctttacacattaaattaatatttttaacaatcatactaacatatttataatttaaaaaaataaaaaatttaataattcttttaatttaaaaaaaattaaaaatttaatatcttttttaatttaaaaaaaaataaaaattcatataaatcaTATGGATTAACTAATATGTAAGTTTTAATAAAACTTACGAATTATGTAATTCGTATAAATCATATGAATTAGTTAATccaaaagttatattaaaactTACAGATTACTTAATCTATATGTTacgcaaacaaacaaaaattaacggTGTATCTTCGACGTATCTCCGTTAACAATCGAACCAACCACCGCAATCACCATCGACGTACCTCTGTAGGTCTTTCACCTCGATCGAAATGGCAACGCACACCTCTCACAACAATGAAAAATcaagaggaaatgaagaaggaatgaATGCGTAActcaaactgaaaaaaaaaacaacttaaaaaggaagaagaaagcaaaagggtatttttggaattacataaaattgctgggtgcacaagCAATAAGCTGGTGCACCTAGTAGCACCCTTTCCTAGGTCATGGTGAAGCCCAATCTTTAATGACGAAAATCTCATAACCACAGAACTTCATGAGCCTCAAGTTGCAATTATTGGGGTTATTTTTCCTATCTTCACCCTTTCCTTCAAGCCCAAGAGCAACGCCTTGAGAGAACCAACCACACATTCGTTTTGAAGATCAACCATAACCCCCCCCACcccccctcaaaaaaaaaaaaattcattaatatcAATCAGATACAATATATTAGAACCCATGAACCTAACCTAACTCAATTGATTGCCACAATTGTTTGCTAGTATCCCGTAAGAGGTTTCATCACTCCTTAATGAAACATTCATTTCTCATCTTCCTAGCACCACTCTAATGGTAGGAACTTGTTTTAGGCTCTGACAAGGTCTAACACccaaatgaaaagagaaatatcAATAAACTAACATGACATTACAAGCAATCCTCGccctataataataataatacaaagtaACAAACAAGGGGGTATAACGCTGGCAGCCTGGCACGAGGTACATTCTTTGTCCTTcctaaaaatacaaatttacttatatatatatatatatatatatatatatatatatatatatatatatattatttatttcagcCATGACACTTACACTCTTTGGTCCCCTCTTTAATCAAAATCCATTTCATTCTTGATTATGTATAGATTCCAGTTTGGACACGCACACACCACCTAGACCGTTAATTAACATGGCCATTGGTCTTGTACCTTTCCATGCAATATGGAGGGGGACCAGTATTGAGAGTATTGACCAAATTTAACAGTTATATCCCACCAAAATACTCTCATCAAATACAAAGTAGCAAACCCAATCTTCTTCTATACAAGCTTCTGGGAGGGACATATATAATGCATACACATCATAACATATTCATTTCTTACTAGTTTAGTAATTTCTAACCGAGAGTATTTATTTCTCCAGTACCATTATTCACGTTCAATATCGTATCAATATTATTGAAAATTCTAGGGATATGATGAGTTGACATCAATGTCAATTTTAGATCTGGGGTATCCAGGTCAGCATACACCATCATCATGCATGCACTTGAACTTTCTTTAATTTCCCTTTGCAACATGGCAATCCTTAACATTTTGTACTACTTATTTTTCCCCTTTGCAATGTGGGAATTCATGACATTTTTTTGCTTTGGTTGAAAAATGATTCGTTTTCTTTACCTAACCAAGAGACATGGTACGTCAAGGGCTTCTTGCCTAGAAAACGATGGATACACATGGGGCCAAACTAAGGCTCTAGACTATATAGCAAACCCATGTTCTAGTTTCCATAAGcatgaaataaaaacaataataagatacaaaacataacaaaatcGTAGAGTAATCCAATGTTACACAACCTCTTTATTAGATGGGCCACTTAGATTTTCTACATTTGGGTGCACGTAATAATCCTGACCCACAACAACAAGCTTCCACTCCCGAAAGCCTCTTCCTTTCCCATGCCTTTCAAATTCCTTTCAAGGTCTCTCCCTTTCTTGGCAGAACAAAATTATAACCAAAATTGAAGTCCTTGCAGATTGCACTAAATCAATGAGCCAATGAGCATCACACATGATACTATAGCATCAATTCCACTTTTTAAACTAAATAGTTCCATTTTACAGCTtcgttttgtttttccttttagttACAACCTACTTTTACTTTACACTCATCAATAAAAACACCTCACTTGGTCTTGGTTAGTTTTtattgttagtgtttgtgtgagTGTCTGCCCTCATGCATGTCTGTTGttgcatttcttttttcttgatgGGCCACGTTTATTGTGGGCTCATTGTAGTTTTGCAATGAGAAACGTGGAGAAGGATGCTGCCTAAAGACCAGAAAGCACAAAATTTCTGCAAGCAAGTTGTCTACGTGGAAGGGTGCTTGCtaaaagaccaaaacaaaaaagaaaaacaatacatATTATCCTAATGAGTCATGAGCAACTAGTGAAGTTAATAAGGTTTTAAGATTGTGAGTCTTCTTTTAGTTTATAtgatacttaattttttttatttttgtcagaTGTGAGACTCATTGATCATCTCAGACTTGTACTCCACCAATCTTTCGTTCAAGCATGAGTCTTTTACACGTGATAATCTCACCCTTGAGAATATGAGTCACGCACATTAGTCGGGTATAAATGAGTCAAGCTAAACTCTTGAAGCTTGGACTtagtttgtgaaaaaaaattgatagctCAATTTTGactcatttatttaatcaaGTCTAATAGAAAATTTAGATTTAACTTATTAAGAAATATTAGGCTTTAGTTTAGCTTGtttaacttatttataatttaattatttttcttttatgatatttttattaaataaatttttaaatttatctatataatatttgataattattttaatattagatAATTATCTACTGATAGTAAACTGATCTTAATATGTGAtaagtgaaattaaaaaaaatgactaaataattaattttaacgttttttaattaagagataaaattattttcataaacaaatcatatatatatatatatatatatatatatatatatataaatgatattcACAATCCTTAATTTCAAAATCAgatctatttatttaattaaacaaaccagtaattaataaatagagCTCGAATAGTTAATGAATATTTGGGCCgctattattttataagagaaCACCACATTGTGTTTGGTTTAGGCCTTAATTAGTGTCACAATCCCACAATGACATTCAGCGTATCTACCCCACTCTATTTGCCTTTATGCCAACTTTTTCTTCTCCTGTGGCCCCAACCCCCTCTCCACCAATTCCAAATACCCCTCTCTATTTATTATCCTACAAACAAAGAGTGCCAAAACAGTCACCGGTAGAGTTATCTAATGTCTCATCCCCACACTAGAGAGAACTAGAAACCATAAACCATTCAATACCTTCACAAACacaaagaaacacacacacatagtgagagagagaggatgGGGAATCACAGGTTTAAGTTATCAGATATGATTCCAAATGCTTGGTTTTACAAGCTGAGGGACATGAGGGACATGGGTAGAGGAAGAGATTCAAGAAAGCATAGCACCACGCCCTCTAGGAAAAAGAAGCAAACTTCACCCCCTTCAACCACACATTCATCAAAACCAAACCAACCCCACCAACAATACAACAACAATATCTCTAGAAAGTCCTATTACTTCACAAGAGACCTCAAAACCTCACCCTCAAACACCCCAAAAATCATTTCTTCTCCTAGAAAATCAACCAAACTAAGAACCAAAAGAAGAACACCGAGAACCCCAAAACTTGTCTCCTCAGGTTGTAGCTGCCGCACCACCCTTGAATCAGTGTGGACCAAATCAGATTCACATTCACCACAAGAACACTCTTCCTCATCCCCATTTGACACCTCTCCCGAGTCACAATCCCCAGAAATCAGAACAGACCGTATTCTTCTTCCATGTTCTTCATCATTCGATGAAATGGTGTCCTTGTCCACCACCTCTTGTGCCTCTTGCAGGCTTAACACAAACAtaaacaccaccaccaacaacGACACCATCATAGACGTGGACAAAAACTTCATAGCAAGAAAAGATAACAAGCTTGATGGCTACTACAATTACAACACCAACAACAATGGCTATGATGACACCTTCTCAGAACTTGAGCTTCCTCCAATCATAACCAAGCCATCCAAGTTGCTAAAGAAGAGAGAACTCAAACAAGGGTCCTTGAAGGTGAGAATTGTGAAGGAACAAGACTCTGAAATGAAGGAACAGAGGAATAGTGGTTCTTTGAAGAGGCTATCTCTGAGTTCTCCCGGGGGGAGGTTGAGGATCCACTCGCCGAGAATTGCTGGCCGGAGGGGCCGGAAAAGCGTGTCGTCGACAGCGAGTTCTGGCTCCCGGAGAAGCCTCTCCGATAGCTTTGCGGTTGTGAAGTCATCCTTTAACCCACAGAAGGATTTCATGGAGTCCATGATGGAGA contains:
- the LOC100785362 gene encoding transcription repressor OFP3, whose product is MGNHRFKLSDMIPNAWFYKLRDMRDMGRGRDSRKHSTTPSRKKKQTSPPSTTHSSKPNQPHQQYNNNISRKSYYFTRDLKTSPSNTPKIISSPRKSTKLRTKRRTPRTPKLVSSGCSCRTTLESVWTKSDSHSPQEHSSSSPFDTSPESQSPEIRTDRILLPCSSSFDEMVSLSTTSCASCRLNTNINTTTNNDTIIDVDKNFIARKDNKLDGYYNYNTNNNGYDDTFSELELPPIITKPSKLLKKRELKQGSLKVRIVKEQDSEMKEQRNSGSLKRLSLSSPGGRLRIHSPRIAGRRGRKSVSSTASSGSRRSLSDSFAVVKSSFNPQKDFMESMMEMIVENNIRASKDLEDLLACYLSLNSDEYHDLIIKVFKQIWFDLTQPR